In Plasmodium gaboni strain SY75 chromosome 14, whole genome shotgun sequence, one genomic interval encodes:
- a CDS encoding 40S ribosomal protein S5, whose translation RLVKEGKIVSIEEIYLHSLPIKEYQIIDYFFQPNECSHPLKDDVVKIMPVQKQTRAGQRTRFKAFVAIGDGNGHCGLGVKCAKEVATAIRGAIISAKLSLIPVRRGYWGNKIGDPHTVPMKVSGKCGSVRIRLVPAPRGTQIVGAPTTKKMLNFAGIKDCFSSSCGKTKTKGNFLRAIFNALSKTYGYLTPDLWKVTNFDKSPYEEWSDFLETYQNLKGIKTTV comes from the exons GTAGATTAGTAAAAGAAGGAAAGATTGTTTCTAttgaagaaatatatttacacTCATTACCAATAAAAGAATATCAAATAATAGATTATTTCTTTCAACCTAATGAATGTTCTCATCCATTAAAAGATGATgttgtaaaaataatgcCAGTACAAAAACAAACAAGAGCTGGTCAAAGAACAAGGTTTAAAGCTTTTGTTGCTATAGGTGATGGTAATGGTCATTGTGGTTTGGGTGTGAAATGTGCAAAAGAAGTTGCTACAGCTATAAGAGGAGCTATAATTTCAGCAAAACTTTCTTTGATACCTGTAAGAAGAGGTTATTGGGGTAATAAAATTGGAGACCCACATACTGTTCCTATGAAAGTATCTGGAAAATGTGGTAGTGTTCGTATTCGTTTAGTACCAGCTCCAAGAGGTACTCAAATTGTAGGAGCTCCAACAACTAAAAAGATGTTGAATTTTGCTGGTATAAAGGATTGCTTCTCATCATCTTGTGGAAAAACCAAAACTAAAGGAAACTTCTTGAGA GCAATTTTCAACGCTTTGAGTAAAACATACGGTTATTTAACACCTGACTTATGGAAAGTTACAAACTTTGATAAATCACCATATGAAGAATGGTCAGACTTTCTTGAAACCTATCAAAATTTAAAAGGAATAAAGACAACCgtttaa